The Phycisphaerae bacterium genomic interval ACGAGCATTGCGCACGTTACGGACGCCGCCCAATACTTCATTCGTGCTCACCGCGCCCGCAGTAAGCGATACAGTATCGGCGTCATTACCGTGCCGCGGCTCGATCAGGCGAGGTTTCGCGTGACGCCGCCGGCTTACACGCATCTCAAGCCGTATGAGGGACCGCTTCCGCAGGGCGGACTGGCGGGCTTGCCCGGAACACGTGTGGAGGTCTGGCTCAAGAGCAATCGGCCGCTGAGCGGCGGGGATGTGCAGCTTGAAACGCAGCAGGAGCCCGGCCAAGTGACGCTTCAACCGACGGTGCCGGGCGGCAACGAAGCCACAGGCTCATTTGAGATCCGCCGACCCGGCAAAGTGAGCATGGGCGTGACGGACATTGAAGGCCAGGCTTCTCGGGACAGGCTGACCGCGGCGATCACCGTGCTGAGCGACCAAAGGCCCTTTGTGAGGCTGTTGGAACCGCAGGCCATATCGCTGGCGACTCCTGACGCCGTATTGCCGGTCGTCATGGCGGCGGAGGACGATTATGGCATTTCGCGGCTGCAATTGTTCCGCAATCTCAACGAGTCGCGCGCCCTTCCACAGGACATCGAGGTGCCGCCCCCGGCTCCGACGCGTCGCGGCGAAACGACGGAATTGGCGCTCTCGCAATGCAAGCTCGAACCCGGAGACGAAATCAAGCTCTATGCCCGTGTCGAGGACACCGACCCGGCCGGCGTCAAAGGATCCGAAAGCGCCATTTCGGTCGTGCGAATCATCTCGCAGGCGGACTATGAGAAGATGATGCTCATGCGCGAAGGCCTGGAGATGATGCAGTCCAAGTACCAGGAAGCCCAGCGACGGATGGAGGCGATTACGGACGAGATCGACAAGCTGAAAAAGGAACTGGAGAAGGAACCGCCGGACAGCGAACTGAGTCGGGAGATGCAGCGCAGGCTGGAGGAATTGACCAAGCGTATGGGGGATGAGGCCGACGAGATCCGGGAGGCGGCCGGACACAAGCTGCCCTACGATCTCGACAAGTACCTGACCCCCGAATTGATGAAACTCGCCAAGTCATTGGATGAGGCCGCCCGGGAACTCGAACAACTCAGGAAAAAAGAGACACAGGACGGCAAGGGGGGGTTCCCCAGCGTTAAGGGTCCTTTGGACAAGCTGAAGGAACTGAGCGAGTGTCTCGGCGGAAGGAAACAAGACTTCGAGGAACGGGCCACGGAACCAATCGAGCATCTGGCTAAGATCTTTCCACTGCTGGAGGATGAGGCCCGGTACCTCAACCTCTATGCTCGACAGCGTGACCTGGCCGAGCGTCTGGCTTCGCTCAAAGGCCGCGACAACGAGGACGACCCCGAATTGAAGGCCCGGATGCGGGATTTGGAAGCTGAGCAGCAGCGACTGCGGGAAGACCTCCGTGAACTACTGGATGATATCGAGGACCACGTCGCCCAGTTGCCTGAAGACGAGCGCCTGGACGAGTTCCGCGAAATGGCGTCGAAGTTCGCCAAGGACGTGCGGGCAAGCGGGGCGGCCGAGGCGATGGCCGAGGCTGAAGAAGGATTGGCGGCATTCTCGGGCACTCGCGGCCACGCGGGTGCGCAAGAAGCCGCGGATATTCTCGACCAGTTCATCAGTCGGTGCAACAGTATGGGTAATGGCGGAAAGAGTTGCCTCAAGTTCTCGCCGACGTTGGCCTCCGGCCTGGGCAACAGCATCGAGCAACTGCTGGAAAGCATGGGCATGAGCATGGGTTCATCAGGCGTGGGTCCGGCCGGAGCAAGCGGCTACAGCGCCAGCCGCAATTCGCTGCAAAATGTCGGACTCTACGGCCAGTTGCCGATCATGAGCCAGACGACCGCCGGCGGGCAGGGCAAGGATCGGATGGCCGCCCTTCCCTCCCGACAGACCGGCTCCGGCGCCGACGAGCACAATCCGTGGGCCGTCGACCCTGGCGGCAAGCTTCAGGCGGCTGGGGCGGCTAGTGCCATTGTACCGGTCACTTATCGCAGTCGCGTGGGATCGTATTTCCAGCGCGTGGCCGATGAGACAGGCAAATAGGGTTCAGGGTTCAGGGTTCAGGGTTTAGTGACGAGGTGGCAACATGACTCGCAGATCGGTGTTCTCGCTGGGCAAGGGGTTGTTGCCGCAGGGGTTCCTGATAGCAGCAGTCTGTCTGGCAGCTCTGGCAGGATTCGCCCAATATCTCTCTGCCGCGTCTGGCGGGGCGACTGCGTCGCGGCCGGCGTCGCAGCCGGCGGACGGGCAGCAACCGCGAGTGGTTCCCGATCCCAAGCAGGTCGGCGGCGAAGCCGAGAGCATCGTGCAGGTCGCCAACCTGGTGTACGCCGGAACCAAGAGCAGCAAGTGCTTTTCCGATCACTTTCTCGTTCAGGCGGAAAAGTCGTCGGCGATCTCGACCAGCCGGCGGTTTCATGCGGTCAAACTTGCGTCGGGCGAGTTGTTCAGCTTTCCGCTGGTCATCATGACCGGCGAGGGCGATTTTGTCCTCCCGGACGCTGAGCGCGAGAATCTCCGCAAGTTCGTCAACCGCGGCGGCTTCCTCCTGGCTTCGGCGGGCTGCTCGTCGAGAGAGTGGGATCGGTCATTCCGAAACGAGATGGCGAAAGTGTTCCCGGACACGCCGCTGCAGATCATCGATATGGAACACCCCGTTTTTCATATGGTCGCGGACATCAAGAGCCTCAACGCGAAGCACGGCAAGCCGCGGCCCCTGGAAGGAATTCACGTCGGCGGAAGGCTGGCGATTCTGTACTCGCAGGACGGCCTGAACGACACCGAACACACACAGGGCTGCTGTTGCTGCGGGGGAAACGAGATCACCAACGCCGTCGACGTCAACGTGAACGTTCTGGCATATGCGTTAACCCACTGAGCGGATCAAGGAGTATGCTCCTTCTTGCGGACAAGCCGCTTCGATCGGGATGCCTGGTCATCGGGGTCTGCGCCGTGGTGCTGGCGTCTTGTTTGTGGTCCTGCCGCGAGGAAAAGAGCCCTCCGGCCAACGAGAGGCGTGTCGTGGTTGTGGTCAGCGGCGACACGGCCGGTTGGATCATCCCCTGCGGCTGCACCACGCATCAATCGGGCGGCCTGCTGCGGCGAGGGACGTATGTCGAGAAACAAAGAGAAGAAGCGGATGTTATTCTCCTCGATGCCGGAGGAGCTCCCGGCGGCACATCTCCATATCAGCGGCTCAAGTTCGAGGCCATTCTTGAGGGTGAACGGCTG includes:
- a CDS encoding DUF4159 domain-containing protein, producing MTRRSVFSLGKGLLPQGFLIAAVCLAALAGFAQYLSAASGGATASRPASQPADGQQPRVVPDPKQVGGEAESIVQVANLVYAGTKSSKCFSDHFLVQAEKSSAISTSRRFHAVKLASGELFSFPLVIMTGEGDFVLPDAERENLRKFVNRGGFLLASAGCSSREWDRSFRNEMAKVFPDTPLQIIDMEHPVFHMVADIKSLNAKHGKPRPLEGIHVGGRLAILYSQDGLNDTEHTQGCCCCGGNEITNAVDVNVNVLAYALTH